A segment of the Candidatus Pelagisphaera phototrophica genome:
TGATGACGGACTGCGTTTCTCGGGATGGAACGGTTGAGTGGGCTATTCCTTTTTGTGAGCGACTGCGGGACGCAAATCCCTATTTCATGGAAGAGCTTCTCTCTCCAGACGATGTCTTCGGATATGCTGAGTTGGCCGACCGGATCGGTATCAAAGGCAATGGCTGGACACGAATCGCCTGCGGTGAACACGAATATACCGAGCATGGGTTCAAGGTTTTGGTTGGCTTGGGCTCAGCAGATATTCTGCAACCTGACATCACGTGGTGCGGCGGGACAACAGCTGGACGCAGAATATCGACATTAGTCGAGAACGCAGGCCTTGAATTAATACCCCACCGAGGTGCGAGCTGTTGGGGATTCCCTATTGCTTTAACCTCACCGAGCTGTACTATGGCAGAGAGTTTTCCGGAAGGATCAGCTATTTTAGATGCCATGTCATGCAAAGTTGAGAAAGGTTATGTTTTTGCCCCTCAAAAGCCGGGGTTTGGGCATTCTCTCAGCGAAGAAATGGTGCTAGATTTTCGGCTTACACAGAGGATATAACCTGATTATAAAAGAGATGAAAATTTTTCAGAAAAATAGCTATTGTGAATCAGCATTAAAGAGCAGAGCTTTTTTTGATAAAAAGTATAACGTACTGAATTCGCCTATTATACTGAGCCTATTGATTTTTTCAGCTATTCCCGGACTACTTTTTGGGCAATCAACTGTCGGAGATAGTTTGAGTACCGCCCGCTCAGTCGATGGTTCTTATATAAGCTGGAAAGAACACTTAATTGACGATCCAGTCACATCTGGAGTTCCATTTAGTGGGAGCGACGGTTTGGTTATGGGTGACCTAGATCTAGACGGAATAGACGACATTGTTTCCGTTCATGAGTCAGATTCGACCTATGATTCTTCGGTTCCCGGAGAAGCACCGGATGCTATGGGCCATGTCAGAATAGCTTTCGGTTCAGAAAATCCCAATAAATGGGTAAATATCACTCTCGCGGAAGGCAAAGAAGCGTCGGCTGCTGAAGATGCTGCCATCGCGGATGTTAATGGAGATGGTTTTCCAGACATAATGGTCGCTGCTGAAGTATCACACTTGATTTACTTTCAGAATCCCGGTGAGAATATTAGAACCCTACCATGGGAAAGGTTAATTCTCCCAATGACGCAAGGTCGAGGTTCCTACATCAGGGTTTTCTTGGCGGACCTAGATGGCGATGGGCTGCCGGAAGCGATCGCACCGAATAAGGGTGCACATATGCCCGCTGTAGAGGACTATCGACGCTCAACTGCGGTTTCTATATACAAATTTAATGAAGACCCTTTGGTAGGTTCAAACTGGAGTGAAATTGAGCTTGGTTTTTTCAGTAGTCCAAGGAACTCCGAACCTGTAGACAT
Coding sequences within it:
- a CDS encoding mandelate racemase/muconate lactonizing enzyme family protein yields the protein MPSAIITIVKTNEGITGFGMGAGGSAAVEIIDGHLKHFLLDTNPLNVERLWDQMYTSSVFYGRRGIFAMALSSVDNALWDIAGKYLDKPVHELLGGSERDRIEIYQTNGDFLEAQRSGVKNFKRTTYGGPRTPKNVLDQFVMSVLEARDQLGPDVRLMTDCVSRDGTVEWAIPFCERLRDANPYFMEELLSPDDVFGYAELADRIGIKGNGWTRIACGEHEYTEHGFKVLVGLGSADILQPDITWCGGTTAGRRISTLVENAGLELIPHRGASCWGFPIALTSPSCTMAESFPEGSAILDAMSCKVEKGYVFAPQKPGFGHSLSEEMVLDFRLTQRI
- a CDS encoding FG-GAP repeat domain-containing protein translates to MIFSAIPGLLFGQSTVGDSLSTARSVDGSYISWKEHLIDDPVTSGVPFSGSDGLVMGDLDLDGIDDIVSVHESDSTYDSSVPGEAPDAMGHVRIAFGSENPNKWVNITLAEGKEASAAEDAAIADVNGDGFPDIMVAAEVSHLIYFQNPGENIRTLPWERLILPMTQGRGSYIRVFLADLDGDGLPEAIAPNKGAHMPAVEDYRRSTAVSIYKFNEDPLVGSNWSEIELGFFSSPRNSEPVDIDGDGDLDIIVGSTGEKRIILFENVDPKNLTFIEHAIGVYGQSTGGFNMKFLDLNGDGRLDIIGAAAQRLAWFEQPADIDHTWISRTIGSFLPDTMTGFEIDDINGDGFIDIIAGSYSKGPRMGDGDVTVEDKLGRIGWFENPGVLEKQWIRHDISRRKRGMYDKFIARDLDDDGDTDFIATRGNSYPYDGVFWLEQLRTATRKPAFERARERDSPEMPLPK